In Corynebacterium guangdongense, one DNA window encodes the following:
- the thrE gene encoding threonine/serine exporter ThrE: MAPWTDTLRSLLGVSGRIATIDSARAAPPPSPLAPIDLTDASQVAGVMEIAARIGDILLASGTANRDAAAQMHTVTTAYGLHYVHIDITKNTITMFTTIGQERRQPITVFWVTRGLDTDFSKLTEVDRLIRSIRAGATPPAVAEQILNELRAKPANYGMKKAIWGWGMLGGGVAFMLGGGLVAIVTAWLLSMVIIAANTLLGRNGLPVFFQQILGGVIATVPAAVTYAFAGSFGVEISPSQIIASGIIVLVAGLSLVQSLQDGIMGASVTGSARFFETMLLTAGIVAGVALGIQISDVVAMPLPPMETQAPANFASAVVKILGAGVISAGFAIAMFAERSAVGISGLSAITGMSFYHLLFRPIGMGDVASAAFTATIIGLAGGLLARRFLIPPVVIAISGITPMLPGLMLYRSMYALLNDQMLVGFTNLFIALATAGALAAGVVLGEWIARKLRRPARFHPYAAFRARRRPTFRKSPRSYRRVRRSGQR; this comes from the coding sequence GTGGCCCCATGGACTGACACGCTGCGCTCCCTTCTCGGCGTGTCCGGACGCATCGCGACCATCGACTCCGCCCGCGCCGCCCCGCCGCCGTCGCCGCTGGCCCCGATCGACCTCACCGACGCCAGCCAGGTCGCCGGCGTGATGGAGATCGCCGCCCGAATCGGCGACATCCTGCTCGCCTCCGGCACCGCCAACCGTGACGCCGCGGCGCAGATGCACACCGTGACGACGGCCTACGGCCTGCACTACGTGCACATCGACATCACCAAGAACACCATCACGATGTTCACCACCATCGGCCAAGAGCGCCGCCAGCCGATCACCGTGTTCTGGGTGACCCGCGGCCTGGACACCGACTTCTCCAAACTCACCGAGGTCGACCGCCTCATCCGCTCCATCCGGGCCGGCGCCACCCCGCCCGCCGTGGCCGAGCAGATCCTCAACGAGCTGCGGGCGAAGCCGGCCAACTACGGCATGAAGAAGGCCATCTGGGGCTGGGGGATGCTCGGCGGCGGCGTCGCCTTCATGCTCGGCGGCGGGCTCGTCGCCATCGTCACCGCCTGGCTGCTGAGCATGGTGATCATCGCCGCGAACACGCTGCTGGGGCGCAACGGCCTGCCGGTGTTCTTCCAGCAGATCCTGGGCGGGGTCATCGCCACGGTCCCCGCCGCGGTGACCTACGCCTTCGCCGGCTCCTTCGGCGTCGAGATCTCGCCGAGCCAGATCATCGCCTCCGGCATCATCGTGCTGGTGGCCGGCCTGTCCCTGGTGCAGTCGCTGCAGGACGGCATCATGGGCGCCTCGGTGACCGGCTCGGCCCGCTTCTTCGAGACGATGCTGCTGACCGCGGGCATCGTGGCGGGCGTCGCGCTGGGCATCCAGATCTCCGACGTCGTGGCCATGCCGCTGCCGCCGATGGAGACGCAGGCGCCGGCGAACTTCGCCTCGGCCGTGGTCAAAATCCTCGGCGCAGGGGTCATCTCCGCCGGCTTCGCGATCGCCATGTTCGCCGAACGTTCCGCCGTCGGCATCTCCGGGCTCTCCGCCATCACCGGAATGAGCTTCTACCACCTCCTCTTCCGGCCGATCGGGATGGGCGACGTGGCCTCCGCCGCCTTCACCGCGACCATCATCGGCCTCGCCGGCGGCCTACTGGCCCGCCGCTTCCTCATTCCGCCGGTCGTCATCGCGATCTCCGGCATCACGCCGATGCTGCCCGGACTCATGCTCTACCGCTCGATGTACGCCCTGCTCAACGATCAGATGCTCGTCGGCTTCACCAACCTGTTCATCGCGCTGGCCACGGCCGGCGCGCTGGCCGCCGGCGTGGTCCTCGGCGAGTGGATCGCGCGCAAGCTGCGCCGACCGGCCCGCTTCCACCCCTACGCCGCGTTCCGGGCCAGGCGCCGGCCCACCTTCCGCAAGTCGCCCCGCAGCTACCGCCGGGTGCGTCGGAGCGGCCAGCGGTAG
- a CDS encoding alpha,alpha-trehalose-phosphate synthase (UDP-forming) has translation MSGDNDFVVVANRLPVDLSTAADGTQTWSPSPGGLVAALSPVLEKHSGCWVGWPGVADAAPEPFHTEGGVLLHPVPLTAADYEAFYEGFSNATLWPLFHDLIVTPHYERAWWEVYRDVNERFAAEVDKVAAPGATVWVQDYQLLLVPGILRQTRPDLTIGFFLHIPFPGADLFRQLPWREEIVRGLLGADLIGFHLESYVANFLELVSQVAGPLGSRIGQPDTLIVEGTPATRRVGARITASDGRSVGVGAFPISIDPATLGAADDAAVEKLRAELGHPATVLLGVDRLDYTKGILQRLLAFEELLASGSLAPEDAVLVQIATPSRERLEHYRRTRSAVEEAVGRINGTFGTISRPVVHYFHRSLPKQQLQHYYRLADVMVVTPFKDGMNLVAKEYVACHGDGSGALVLSEFAGAGVELHQAHLCNPFDIDSIKRALLGAVRGFQWEPEAMAERMTAMYEQVTAHDVDLWAGSFLDCMREAGR, from the coding sequence ATGAGCGGCGACAACGATTTTGTGGTGGTGGCCAACCGCCTGCCGGTGGATCTGAGCACCGCGGCGGACGGCACCCAGACCTGGTCCCCCTCGCCGGGCGGCCTGGTGGCCGCGCTCTCGCCTGTCCTGGAGAAACATTCCGGCTGCTGGGTTGGCTGGCCGGGGGTGGCCGACGCCGCCCCGGAGCCCTTCCACACCGAGGGCGGGGTGCTCCTGCACCCGGTGCCGCTGACGGCGGCGGACTACGAGGCGTTCTACGAGGGCTTCTCCAACGCGACCCTGTGGCCCCTGTTCCATGACCTCATCGTCACGCCCCACTACGAGCGGGCGTGGTGGGAGGTCTACCGCGACGTCAACGAGCGTTTCGCGGCGGAGGTCGACAAGGTCGCCGCCCCGGGGGCGACGGTGTGGGTCCAGGACTACCAGCTGCTGCTGGTGCCAGGCATCCTGCGGCAGACCCGCCCGGACCTGACCATCGGCTTCTTCCTGCACATCCCCTTCCCCGGCGCGGATCTGTTCCGGCAGCTGCCGTGGCGCGAGGAGATCGTCCGGGGGCTGCTGGGCGCGGACCTGATCGGGTTCCACCTGGAATCCTACGTGGCCAATTTCCTGGAGCTGGTCTCCCAGGTCGCGGGCCCGCTCGGGTCGCGCATCGGCCAGCCCGACACCCTCATCGTCGAGGGCACGCCGGCCACCCGCCGCGTCGGGGCGCGCATCACCGCCTCGGACGGGCGCAGCGTCGGCGTCGGCGCCTTCCCGATCTCGATCGACCCGGCGACGCTGGGCGCCGCCGACGACGCGGCCGTCGAGAAGCTCCGCGCGGAGCTGGGCCATCCCGCCACGGTGCTGCTCGGCGTCGACCGCCTCGACTACACCAAGGGCATCCTCCAGCGACTGCTGGCCTTCGAGGAGCTGCTGGCGTCCGGCTCGCTCGCCCCCGAGGACGCGGTGCTGGTGCAGATCGCGACGCCCTCCCGGGAGCGGCTCGAGCATTATCGACGCACGCGCTCCGCCGTCGAGGAGGCCGTCGGCCGCATCAACGGCACCTTCGGCACGATCAGCCGCCCGGTGGTGCACTATTTCCACCGCTCCCTGCCGAAGCAGCAGCTGCAGCACTACTACCGCCTCGCCGACGTCATGGTGGTCACCCCCTTCAAGGACGGCATGAACCTGGTGGCCAAGGAGTACGTGGCCTGCCACGGCGACGGCTCCGGCGCGCTGGTGCTCTCCGAGTTCGCGGGCGCCGGCGTCGAGCTGCACCAGGCCCACCTGTGCAACCCCTTCGACATCGACTCGATCAAGCGCGCGCTGCTGGGCGCGGTGCGCGGTTTCCAGTGGGAGCCGGAGGCGATGGCCGAGCGCATGACCGCCATGTACGAGCAGGTCACCGCCCATGACGTCGATCTGTGGGCGGGCAGCTTCCTGGACTGCATGCGCGAGGCCGGCCGATGA
- the otsB gene encoding trehalose-phosphatase: MQLARTDRLLIVADFDGTLAGIVPDPSKVPVNLAACEVLDRLAQLPDTTVAVLSGRGLEDLKSVCPLRAPVTLAGSHGAEGEHGVELTGDMRARLDLVGARLGALGIEGAYVEEKPFQRVFHVAPLADADPAAAEAALAAARAVDPAGTTVAGGKNIVEFSAARVTKGDWIAAKRAQVGATATVFIGDDVTDENGFAALGPGDLGVKVGPGETLATRRVEFGAGVTDFLQELFTARAAR, encoded by the coding sequence ATGCAGCTCGCGAGAACCGACCGCCTCCTGATCGTCGCCGACTTCGACGGCACCCTGGCCGGCATCGTGCCCGACCCGTCGAAGGTGCCGGTCAACCTCGCCGCCTGCGAGGTGCTGGACCGGCTGGCGCAGCTTCCGGACACCACCGTCGCGGTGCTCTCCGGCCGCGGCCTCGAGGATCTGAAGAGCGTCTGCCCGCTGCGCGCCCCGGTCACCCTCGCCGGCTCCCACGGGGCCGAGGGCGAGCACGGCGTCGAGCTCACCGGGGACATGCGCGCCCGCCTCGACCTCGTCGGCGCGCGCCTGGGCGCCCTCGGCATCGAGGGCGCCTACGTCGAGGAGAAGCCCTTCCAGCGGGTCTTCCACGTCGCCCCGCTTGCCGACGCCGACCCCGCCGCCGCCGAGGCCGCCCTGGCGGCCGCCCGCGCGGTCGATCCGGCGGGCACCACCGTGGCCGGCGGCAAGAACATCGTGGAATTCTCGGCCGCGCGGGTCACCAAGGGCGACTGGATCGCCGCCAAGCGCGCGCAGGTCGGGGCCACGGCGACGGTCTTCATCGGCGACGACGTCACCGACGAGAACGGCTTCGCCGCGCTGGGCCCCGGCGATCTCGGCGTCAAGGTCGGCCCCGGCGAGACCCTGGCCACCCGGCGCGTCGAGTTCGGGGCCGGCGTCACCGACTTCCTGCAGGAGCTGTTCACCGCCCGCGCGGCGCGCTGA
- a CDS encoding LacI family DNA-binding transcriptional regulator, whose protein sequence is MTPPRAPRRGTLASLAAELGVSRTTVSNAYNRPDQLSDALRERILAAAAARGYPGPDPTARSLRTRRVGAIGVLMTEHLAYAFEDLASVDFLAGLAESSYGTDNMLTLVPVGPEGPGRASPLISRAVVDGFIVYSVAADEPNLTAVRSSGLPTVICDQPYDVADLPYVGIDDEAAIRPAARALLDAGHRRIGVLGKRLTRVRHDGPVRDLDGATLHVQRGRIRGALAELAAGGLDPAAVPVVVRHHNDHATAVDGARELLESNPDLTAVLCTTDSMAFGVLDYARSRGWSVPGDLSVTGFDGVDLALTRGLTTVVQPNKAKGAEAGALLGTLVDARVADQPAPRPPQRTLLPTTFHPGTTVSAPRGR, encoded by the coding sequence ATGACACCACCCCGAGCGCCCCGCCGCGGAACACTGGCGTCGTTGGCCGCTGAACTGGGCGTGTCCCGCACGACGGTCTCCAACGCGTACAACCGGCCCGATCAGCTCTCGGACGCGCTGCGGGAGAGGATCCTCGCCGCCGCGGCCGCCCGGGGTTACCCGGGGCCGGATCCGACCGCGCGTTCCCTGCGCACCCGGCGGGTCGGCGCGATCGGGGTGCTGATGACCGAGCATCTGGCCTACGCCTTCGAGGACCTGGCCTCGGTGGATTTTCTCGCCGGCCTGGCGGAGTCCTCCTACGGCACGGACAACATGCTCACGCTCGTCCCGGTCGGCCCGGAGGGGCCGGGTCGGGCGAGCCCGCTGATCTCGCGGGCGGTGGTCGACGGGTTCATCGTCTACTCCGTTGCCGCCGACGAGCCCAACCTCACCGCCGTGCGCAGTTCCGGACTGCCGACGGTCATCTGCGACCAGCCCTACGATGTCGCGGATCTGCCCTACGTGGGCATCGACGACGAGGCGGCCATCCGCCCCGCCGCCCGCGCGCTCCTCGACGCCGGGCACCGCCGCATCGGCGTCCTCGGCAAGCGCCTGACCCGCGTCCGCCACGACGGCCCGGTGCGTGACCTGGACGGGGCGACGCTGCACGTGCAGCGCGGCCGCATCCGCGGGGCACTGGCCGAGCTCGCCGCGGGCGGCCTCGACCCCGCCGCGGTCCCGGTCGTCGTGCGCCACCACAACGACCACGCCACCGCCGTCGACGGGGCCCGCGAATTGCTGGAGTCGAACCCGGATCTGACCGCGGTGCTGTGCACGACGGACTCCATGGCTTTCGGGGTCCTCGACTACGCGCGTTCGCGCGGCTGGTCGGTGCCCGGGGATCTCTCGGTCACCGGCTTCGACGGCGTCGACCTGGCGCTCACCCGCGGTCTGACCACCGTCGTTCAGCCGAACAAGGCCAAGGGGGCGGAGGCCGGGGCGCTGCTGGGCACGCTTGTCGACGCCCGCGTGGCCGACCAGCCGGCCCCGCGGCCGCCGCAGCGCACGCTGCTGCCGACCACGTTCCACCCGGGCACGACGGTCAGCGCGCCGCGCGGGCGGTGA